The following proteins are encoded in a genomic region of Syngnathus acus chromosome 22, fSynAcu1.2, whole genome shotgun sequence:
- the dhrs7 gene encoding dehydrogenase/reductase SDR family member 7, whose amino-acid sequence MDCCLISALWYFILVYIVIHLLAFFFADADLTLLWASLLGRKSEVKLKGQVVWVTGASSGIGEELAYQLARCGSRLILSARREDELRRVKRLCLESSCLKDEDILVLPLDLLERTTHEAKTQAVIEYFGHIDILINNGGRSQRSLFLETSVDVFNALMELNYLGTVSLTKQVLPHMTQRGTGAIVTISSVLGLAGAPLASGYAASKHALQGFFNSLRTELNDYPKILISTVCPGPVQSFITQNAFTEDLHKGVASSADQGHKMPTSRCVSLILAGIANDVKEMWIAQQPFLAFYYAWQYAPTFAWFITNILSKRRVQNFKSGLDADLAYFTKPKSS is encoded by the exons ATGGATTGCTGTCTTATATCTGCGCTGTGGTACTTCATATTAGTTTATATAGTCATTCACTTGCTGGCATTCTTTTTTGCGGATGCAGACTTGACGTTACTGTGGGCAAGTTTGCTCGGACGCAAGTCAG aAGTGAAGTTGAAGGGTCAGGTGGTGTGGGTCACTGGTGCATCCAGTGGCATCGGAGAGGAACTCGCCTATCAGCTGGCTCGGTGTGGCTCACGCCTCATTCTGTCTGCTCGCCGTGAGGATGAGCTGAGGAGGGTGAAACGGCTATGCTTAG AGTCCTCGTGCCTGAAGGATGAGGATATTCTTGTTCTTCCGCTGGATTTGTTGGAGAGGACCACCCATGAGGCCAAAACCCAAGCTGTAATTGAATACTTTGGACAT ATTGACATCCTGATAAACAATGGAGGCCGAAGCCAGCGTTCTTTGTTCTTGGAAACGAGTGTCGACGTTTTCAATGCTTTGATGGAGCTCAACTACCTGGGTACCGTGTCCCTCACCAAGCAGGTGTTACCTCACATGACGCAGCGCGGCACCGGCGCCATCGTGACCATCAGCAGCGTGCTGGGCCTCGCCGGGGCGCCTCTGGCGTCGGGATATGCTGCCAGCAAACATGCTCTTCAG ggtttttttaattcccttCGAACTGAGCTCAATGACTACCCAAAGATACTCATCAGCACAGTGTGTCCAGGACCTGTGCAATCATTCATAACACAAAATGCCTTCACTGAAGATTTgcacaag GGTGTGGCTTCATCTGCTGACCAGGGGCACAAGATGCCCACTAGTCGCTGTGTGTCTTTAATACTGGCGGGAATTGCCAATGATGTCAAGGAAATGTGGATTGCGCAGCAACCCTTCCTGGCTTTCTACTATGCCTGGCAGTACGCCCCCACCTTCGCTTGGTTCATCACAAACATCCTGAGCAAGAGAAGGGTACAAAATTTCAAGTCTGGGCTG GATGCAGACTTGGCCTACTTCACCAAGCCGAAGAGCTCATAA
- the ppm1aa gene encoding protein phosphatase 1A: protein MGAFLDKPKMEKYNSHGEGNSLRFGLSSMQGWRVEMEDAHTAVIGLPHGLDPWSFFAVYDGHAGSQVAKYCCEHLLEHITSNSDFQSALQEDGSVESVKNGIRTGFLEIDDHMRSISEKKHGVDRSGSTAVAVMISPSHVYFINCGDSRGLLSRGGAVHFFTQDHKPSNPLEKERILNAGGSVMIQRVNGSLAVSRALGDFDYKCVHGKGPTEQLVSPEPEVYAIERCEGDDEFIILACDGIWDVMANEELCDFVRSRLEVTDDLERVSNEIVDTCLYKGSRDNMSVVLICFPGAPKVSPEAVKREAELDKYLESRVEDILKKQGEEGVPDLVHVMRTLASESIPNLPPGGELASKRSVIEAVYNKLNPYRSDDTDSASTDDMW from the exons ATGGGGGCGTTTCTGGACAAACCAAAGATGGAAAAGTACAATTCCCATGGTGAGGGTAACAGCCTGCGCTTTGGGCTAAGTAGTATGCAGGGCTGGCGAGTAGAGATGGAAGACGCACACACGGCAGTAATAGGCTTGCCTCATGGTCTCGACCCCTGGTCGTTTTTTGCTGTATATGATGGCCACGCCGGCTCTCAGGTAGCCAAGTACTGCTGCGAGCACCTGTTGGAACATATCACCAGCAACTCAGACTTCCAGAGTGCTCTGCAAGAGGATGGCTCAGTGGAAAGCGTGAAGAACGGCATCCGCACAGGTTTCTTGGAGATCGATGATCACATGCGAAGTATCTCGGAGAAAAAGCACGGCGTGGACCGCAGCGGCTCCACCGCGGTGGCCGTGATGATATCACCGAGCCACGTCTACTTTATTAACTGTGGCGATTCGCGGGGACTCCTGAGCCGTGGGGGCGCCGTGCACTTCTTCACGCAGGATCACAAACCCAGCAACCCTCTGGAGAAGGAGAGGATCCTGAACGCCGGTGGCTCGGTCATGATACAGCGAGTTAACGGCTCCCTGGCCGTGTCGCGGGCCCTCGGAGATTTCGACTACAAGTGTGTGCATGGGAAAGGCCCGACAGAGCAGCTAGTCTCTCCCGAGCCTGAAGTTTATGCAATCGAGAGATGCGAAGGAGATGATGAATTTATTATTCTTGCTTGTGATGGCATCTGGGATGTCATGGCCAATGAAGAACTCTGCGACTTTGTCCGGTCAAGGCTAGAAGTCACGGATGATCTTGAAAGAGTCAGCAATGAAATTGTTGACACTTGCCTGTACAAG GGGAGTCGGGACAATATGAGTGTTGTTTTAATCTGTTTCCCTGGAGCTCCAAAGGTTTCTCCAGAAGCAGTTAAACGAGAGGCTGAGTTGGACAAGTATCTGGAGTCAAGAGTAGAAG ACATCCTCAAAAAGCAGGGAGAGGAAGGCGTACCAGACCTGGTCCATGTTATGAGGACGTTAGCGTCAGAGAGCATCCCCAACCTCCCTCCCGGAGGAGAGCTTGCAAGCAA ACGAAGTGTTATTGAAGCGGTATACAACAAACTCAACCCCTACCGaagcgatgacaca GACTCTGCGTCCACAGATGACATGTGGTAA